From a region of the Oncorhynchus tshawytscha isolate Ot180627B linkage group LG14, Otsh_v2.0, whole genome shotgun sequence genome:
- the LOC121839172 gene encoding basic proline-rich protein-like has protein sequence MGETDRGTQIGGQTGVTQTGEFRQGDSDRGNSDRGPQTGELRQGDSDRGTQTGELRQGDSDPGNSDRGENRPGGKQTRGKQTRENRPGENRPGENRPGENRPGENRGTRPGELRPGDSDRGTQTGELRPGELGPGNSDRGELRQGDSDQGELRQGDSDQGIQTGGDSDRGTQTGGLHPPRGEEGTHPPGTHPPRGEEGTHPPGTHPPGTHPPGTHPQEPIPSGTHPPGTHPLRNQSPRNPPLRNPSPRNPYPQEPIPQEERKEPIPPGTHPPGTHQEPIPQEPTPRNPSPQEPIPQEPIPQEPITPGTHPPGTHPLRNPSPRNPSPRNPSPQEPIPQEPIPQEPIPSREGQVIPSSKCML, from the coding sequence atgggggaaacagaccGGGGAACTCAGATAGGGGGGCAGACAGGGGTGACTCAGACCGGGGAATTCAGACAGGGGGACTCAGACCGGGGGAACTCAGACCGGGGACCTCAGACCGGGGAACTCAGACAGGGGGACTCAGACCGGGGAACTCAGACCGGGGAACTCAGACAGGGGGACTCAGACCCGGGGAATTCAGACAGAGGGGAAAATAGACCAGGGGGAAAACAGACCAGGGGAAAACAGACCAGGGAAAACAGACCAGGGGAAAACAGACCAGGGGAAAACAGACCAGGGGAAAACAGACCAGGGGAAAACAGGGGGACCAGACCGGGGGAACTCAGACCGGGGGACTCAGACAGGGGGACTCAGACCGGGGAACTCAGACCGGGGGAACTAGGACCGGGAAACTCAGACAGGGGGGAACTCAGACAGGGGGACTCAGACCAGGGGGAACTCAGACAGGGGGACTCAGACCAGGGAATTCAGACAGGGGGTGACTCAGACAGGGGGACTCAGACAGGGGGACTCCATCCCccaagaggagaggaaggaacccATCCCCCAGGAACCCATCCCccaagaggagaggaaggaacccATCCCCCAGGAACCCATCCCCCAGGAACCCATCCCCCAGGAACCCACCCCCAGGAACCCATCCCCTCAGGAACCCATCCCCCAGGAACTCACCCCCTCAGGAACCAATCCCCCAGGAACCCACCCCTCAGGAACCCATCCCCCAGGAACCCATACCCCCAGGAACCCATCccccaggaggagaggaaggaacccATACCCCCAGGAACCCATCCCCCAGGAACTCACCAGGAACCCATCCCCCAGGAACCCACCCCCAGGAACCCATCCCCTCAGGAACCCATCCCCCAGGAACCCATCCCCCAGGAACCCATCACCCCAGGAACCCATCCCCCAGGAACCCATCCCCTCAGGAACCCATCCCCCAGGAACCCATCCCCCAGGAACCCATCCCCTCAGGAACCCATCCCCCAGGAACCCATCCCCCAGGAACCCATCCcaagcagagagggccaggtgatcccGAGCAGCAAATGTATGTTATAA